GTGTTAGAAGTAAACAATTTCTTAGAAGAACTTCAAATTAGAAGTACGGACGTCAACGATTGCCGAGGGGTTGAACGGAAATAATGCAGTTAAATGAACAAATTGTACTCTGGAATCAAGCGTCTATTAAACTGATGGACATTCGCTTTATAACGATGAAGCTGCACGAGGAGCTTCGATCCTATCGGTTGCCAGCGAATGGCTTTTTATTTGCCATGCACGGTCATGCTCAAATAAAGCTGGATGGCATTACGCATGAAGCCAATCGATTTCATATTTTGCACGCGAGCAAGGGCTGCTGTTTAGATATTTGTCCGATTGAAGATGAGTTTGGATATTATATCATTTATTATAAAGCGATGATTTTGCTACCTGTTCGTCAGGAGATCTTGTCGATGATGGAACGTAGCAGTCCTTTTCAAATTCAGTATGGCTTTGCCCCCAATAACCCGGCTGCTATCTTACAAAAGGTTCAGCTTATGCACAAGAAATGGGAGGAGCAAGGAGTACTGGAGAGATTTCATGTAAAAGCGCTATTCTATCAATTTGTCCATGAGCTGATGTTGCAAATTCAGAGCCTTGGCATTCCAACATTAAAGGCTGATCTGGCGGCTCAGGCTAAGAACTATCTACATGAGCATTATGCCGAACCGATTACTTTGGATATACTAGCAGAGAGACTGGACAGCAGTCCCCGGCATCTATCAAGACTCTTCAAGCGTGAAACGGGGAGCAGTCCCATAGATTATATGATCCAGATTCGAATGGACAAAGCCAAGGAACTGCTGCTGACAACGGAGGCTACTTTGCAAGAAATTGCTGTAGGCATAGGTTATCCAGATAGCTATTATTTCGCTAAAATGTTCAAAAGATATGTAGGGTCTGCACCGATTCGTTATCGAATGGAAAACAAAAAACAACGTACAGGTCCTAATTTACCATCAGCTTCGGCTCGATATGGTATTGTGCAGGATAGTAGCAGGCTTTATATTGATTATGATAATCATTATCAATATAAAGGAGAGAAAAAACTAGCTATGTATCAAAGCAACAAAACACCCCTGGCTGTTACCCTATTACTCTGTCTTACACTATTGCTCAGTGCCTGCTCCACTGGAGCGACAAACAGCAATTCAACAAACGGAGGTACACAGTCCCCTTCCAATCAGGCTTCGGCTACTGCCAGCAATGAATCAAGCATAAATCAGACAGCGGAGGCTGAGCCGCAGAAGCGGACAGTGTCTACCGTTAAAGGCGATATTGAAGTGCCTGCTAATCCTAAGAGGGTCGTTGTTCTGTATTTGTTAGGAGATGTGCTCGCACTTGGCGTGAAGCCTGTTGGCGTCTCTGCCGTTGAAGATGAAGCGGCATTCAAGAACGAATTGACTGAAGCCCAAAACTTGGGCACATGGTTCGAGCCGAGCCGTGAGGCGGTGTTGGCGCTTGATCCAGACGTCATTATTGTACCTTCAGAAGAAACCTATCAAATGCTCCATCAAATTGCGCCTACGGTCTATATTCCTTATGAGAAACTGAGTATAGAGGAAAGGTTGAAGAAGATTGGAGAAGTTCTGGGTAAGGAAGGCGAGTCTCAGACCTTGTTAGATAACTTCAATGCGAAGGTGGAAATAAATAAGAAGAAGCTGCAGGAAGCCGGTATATTAGATAAGACTGTATCCATTATGGAGGGTGGCGATAAGGATATGACAGTCGTCACCACCAAGCGATATGGTCGTGGCTCTCAAGTCATCTATGAATACCTGGGAATGAAAGGTCCGAAGACTATTGAGCAGGAAATTGAAAACTCCAAGGACGAAGCGACTGGTAAGAGCGTTTCCTTCGAGGTGTTGGCTGATTACTCTGGTGATTATATATTCCGCTCTGCCTATGAAGGTATGACAGATTTGTCTGATAACGTTATCTGGAACAAAATTCCGGCTGTAAAGGAAGGTCGGCTAATTGAAATTAGCTTTGGCTTGTCCTACTACAATGACATTTATTCCTTGGACAAGCAGCTCGACTTTATTACAGACAGCTTGCTCGCAACGGTAAAATAATAGTACTCAAAAGATAAAGGCATCTGTCTAACTGGACAGATGCCTTTATCTTTTTGGGCTACGAAAGGGATCCAGGTCATAAATTGTTAGAATGAGGTTACAGGTATCTTCTATAGCCTCTCAACTGAGAGGAGGACATCATATGGATACTCGATCTAACAATCAAGCAGCGAATGCGAATATACCACAGCCAATAAGAAGTGATGGTGCCGGAGCGACTGACTTAGGACCACGAGACATTATGCGAGATATTGAAAACCCAAATATGCTAGTTCCACCGATTACAGATGCTGGCTTAATCCCGAACCTTAAATTTTCTTTTTCAGATACTCATATGCAATTAAATCAGGGAGGGTGGTCCCGGGAAGTCACTGTAAGGGAGTTGCCGATTGCTACTACGCTTGCAGGCGTTAATATGCGGCTAACACCCGGTGGAGTTCGAGAGCTGCACTGGCATCAACAAGCAGAATGGGCATATATGCTGTTAGGGCGGGCACGGATAACCTCTCTTGACCAGGATGGGCGAAATTCCATTGCTGATGTCGGGCCAGGTGATCTCTGGTACTTCCCGGCAGGGCTTCCACATTCCATTCAAGGACTCGAAGAGGGCTGCGAATTTTTGCTTGTTTTCGATGATGGTAAATTTTCCGATTTGAATACCTTGTCTATCTCAGATTGGTTTGCACATACACCCAAAGATGTGCTAGCAGCCAATTTTGGCGTACCTCAGAGTGCCTTTAATAACATCCCGAAGGAACAGGTTTATATTTTTCAAGATAAAATTCCCGGTTCTTTAGAAAGTCAGAGGGTTCAATCCCCTTACGGTACAATTCCCCAAAGCTTTAAGCATCAGCTGCTAGCACAAACCCCAATTAAAACACCCGGTGGAAGCGTGCGAATTGTTGATTCTTCTAATTTTCCGATTTCCAAAACGATTGCTGCTGCGTTGGTTGAGATTGAGCCTGGTGCGATGAGGGAGCTTCATTGGCACCCTAATAATGATGAGTGGCAATATTATCTGACTGGACAGGGGCGTATGACGGTATTTGCAGGAAATAACACTGCCCGTACGTTTGATTACAGAGCGGGGGATGTTGGCTACGTACCCTTTGCGTATGGACACTATATTCAGAATACGGGCAACGAAACATTATGGTTTCTAGAGATGTTCAAAAGTGACCGATTTGCCGATGTTTCCTTAAATCAATGGATGGCGCTTACTCCTCGTGACTTAATTCGAGATAATTTGCATGTTGGGCCGGAGCTACTGGATGCATTGCGTAAAGAGAAGTGGCCGGTTGTTAAATATCCTTCTCCGTAGGCATAATATGCGAATTTTGTGGAATGTTAATGGTACTCGTATTAACTCAAAGGCGTGAAATAATGAAAGAAGCAATTATAGCTTTAATAACAAAAGCGAATAGCAGGAAGCTCCTTTATCATTTTACAAGGGTAAGGAACTTACCTGCTATTGCTCATTTCAATGCTTTAATGTCCAGCTATAGTCTAAACCCCTACTTTGCAGGTGAGCGCCGAGTAGAGGCTAGGAAAGTAAAGCTTCACGATTATTCGATTACGTTAAATGCGCATCTAAAGATTGTTGATAGTATGATAGATGCTTCATCTACACAAGAGCAATTTCGGGCTTATCTTGATCGGCATGTATTTTTGTGGCCGACGTTGAAGTATTGTCAGAAAATGTGGGCCACGTACATGCGAAGAGAGCCAGATGAAAGGTTTGCTATACTAGTATTCGATGCCTTCTCCTTGTTATCTGAAAATTATTCAGCCGTAAAGCTATCCAAATATGATTCGGGGAGCAACCCAAGATTTCCAGCACACTGTACATACAAGAAGGGACCGAATATGTTCTTACCATTACATAGCTTTCAGATTATCACGAACCACACAGTGCCAGTCAAAGCATCAGAAATAAAAGAAATACTCATAGAGGATCAGGTCAGCAACTTATCAAAGCATTTGCGGTCTATATACGTCGATCATATTGAGGATATCCCTGAGTGCTGGAGAAATCTTGCCAAGCCTTTTATTGATCGAGCTCCTCAAGGAACTTACTCCCAACGGAATAATTGTTTTGATTATTAATAATATCATCCAGCCATGTCAGCAGCTTAACGCCATCTTGCTCAGCTTTGTAGAAGGTTTTTTGAGATGAGAATGTATGCGAGGTAGTTCCTTTGTTATTGCGATCATAATCAGTCAAATAGTAATAATAATTAGGCAAGGTGGAAGCGAGCTCTTTAACGGATTGTCTCATTTGGCGAGACCAATCGGATATATTTTTCTCGTCGAGAGGCCCCGTGTAGTCATTAATCTTGTTCTGAAAATGAATCAATATCTCGTCATACAAAGAGTAGGATTGCAACAAAACAATATTAGCGGGTAAAAGGCGACGATTTCCCTTGAACGCAGATCCGATCAAATCACTCTCCGCGGCAAAACCAAATGTTTTCTCGAAATCAGCATGCCATTCCTTATCCACGACTTCCGGCCACTTGTCAGATTTTAAGAAGGAGCTGTCTGAATATTGATAGATTTCGGATTCCTTATAATGATTGGATATTTCGCCTGCCCAGAAGGCCGACCCGAATCCACCCGCACTTTCACCAGCTATCAGTAGCTTCTCAGGTTTGTCTACGTTGGCATAAATCCATTCAAGACTGCTTTGAACATTGTTCTGACCATTATAGTGCATAGTAAAGCTGCTGCCGTCGTCCTTCTTGTATTCAGCATCATGCTTGCCTACGTGGAAATCGCCCGTTGAATAGGGGATGTATACAATATTCCATTCCCTGAAGGGATTATTAGGGTTTTTGTTATCGAACATGCCTCCAAGCAACGAAAGCAAATAGAAAGGGATATTCGGGAAATAGTTACCCGAGTCCTTGCCGGATAATAAATTCTTTAGCTTGATAGGGTGAGCGGCGCTATTCTGATCCCAGCTCACACCTCCACCAGAAAAAAAGATAATCCAATTACGATTTTCCCCCTTCTTGGTCAACAGGTGATACCCCGATCCATTGCTGGACTGAACCTTCTCCCCAAGCTCCACTCTATTCCACTCGTATGGCTTAGTATCCACTATTTCAGGTATTGCTGTAGGTCTCTTAATGACAAAAGCATAGATGGCAAAAGAACCAATGATAATGACGCTCAACAAACCTATTATTGAAATCTTTAGTGCTTTGCTTATTTTTCTCATGATTATCTCTCCTCCACTAAATTATACACATAGCACAATCGTTGCACAAAGTGTGTAATTAGTAGATACTAGTTTGTATATGAATGTTCCCGAAAAGAAAACGTGCTAAGAGAGGCCTATTATGAAAAACTATCAATTAGTAAATGACTATAAGCTTAATGAAACCTATAAGGAAAGCTTTAATGAGCTGGCTAAAACAGTTTTCGAGATTGATTTTAAACAGTGGTACGAAAAAGGGTGCTGGAACGACAATTATATTTGTTATTCCTACGTGGATGGAGATAAAGTGATTGCGAATGCCTCAATAAATAAAATGATTATTATATCTAATGGAAAAGAATATAAAGCCATACAGGTCGGCACAGTGATGACACACCCCGATTATCGTAATCAAGGGTTGTCGGGTAAACTAATGAATCACATTATTGATAAATACGAGAGAGAATACGACTTTATCTACTTATTTGCTAATGAGACGGTGTTGGATTTTTACGTTAAATTTGGCTTTGAAAAGGTTCAGGAAAGTAGGTTCTCACTGCATATTTCAGAGCTAGAAGAGAAGCCTGAAATAGCCCACCTATGGCGAAGGCTAGACATTAATGATTCAAGCGATTATGAGAGAATTGAATCATTGGCTAGAGAAAGATTACCCGTATCTTCGATTCTAGGGGTGAAAAACAACGAGCATCTTCTGATGTTTTACTTTATCCTCGTATTTAACGAATCCATTTATTATATCGAAGAGATTGATGTCATCGTTATCTATAAACAAGAAGATAATCATCTTCACATTTTTGATATTATCAGCAGCAAAAAAGCTGAAATAGATACAATCCTGCATAGCATTGTTAGTGCGAAGACGGAGATCATTCATTTTTATTTTACACCGGATTATGAGGGTAAGAGCATCCAAACAGAGCAAATAACTGAGAGTGATGATAACTTGTTCGTTCGTCCGTTGTTACAGGGAGCGCCAACACATTTTGTGTTTCCCATAACCTCACATTCGTAAAATGGAGACGGACTAGTGGATTGTTTGCTCATTTAGTTGATCATTTTTAATAGGCAATGCCGACCCGTGATTTAATATATTCGCTACTCGTTATCTGGTTGAAAGCAAACTCAGCGGTATCCGAAACAGATATTACTGATCCATTGTCAGGAAGAAAATGACGTTCTACGCGATACTTTCCAAGGCGAGGGCCATCGGGCAAATAGGTTGGGCAGATGATGGTCCATGCTAGCTCTGATTTATTGAGGATATCGTATGCTTTATGATGGTCCTCCGCTGCAAGGGTGGACTTGCGCTTGGACTCGCTGGATTGATAACGAAGTATATCGGGATTCACTTTACTTTGCAGAATTCCAGCAGTACCAACAGTAATAATTCGTTTTAGACCTTCGTTATTCATCG
This portion of the Cohnella abietis genome encodes:
- a CDS encoding GNAT family N-acetyltransferase encodes the protein MKNYQLVNDYKLNETYKESFNELAKTVFEIDFKQWYEKGCWNDNYICYSYVDGDKVIANASINKMIIISNGKEYKAIQVGTVMTHPDYRNQGLSGKLMNHIIDKYEREYDFIYLFANETVLDFYVKFGFEKVQESRFSLHISELEEKPEIAHLWRRLDINDSSDYERIESLARERLPVSSILGVKNNEHLLMFYFILVFNESIYYIEEIDVIVIYKQEDNHLHIFDIISSKKAEIDTILHSIVSAKTEIIHFYFTPDYEGKSIQTEQITESDDNLFVRPLLQGAPTHFVFPITSHS
- a CDS encoding pectin acetylesterase-family hydrolase, translated to MRKISKALKISIIGLLSVIIIGSFAIYAFVIKRPTAIPEIVDTKPYEWNRVELGEKVQSSNGSGYHLLTKKGENRNWIIFFSGGGVSWDQNSAAHPIKLKNLLSGKDSGNYFPNIPFYLLSLLGGMFDNKNPNNPFREWNIVYIPYSTGDFHVGKHDAEYKKDDGSSFTMHYNGQNNVQSSLEWIYANVDKPEKLLIAGESAGGFGSAFWAGEISNHYKESEIYQYSDSSFLKSDKWPEVVDKEWHADFEKTFGFAAESDLIGSAFKGNRRLLPANIVLLQSYSLYDEILIHFQNKINDYTGPLDEKNISDWSRQMRQSVKELASTLPNYYYYLTDYDRNNKGTTSHTFSSQKTFYKAEQDGVKLLTWLDDIINNQNNYSVGSKFLEELDQ
- a CDS encoding oxalate decarboxylase family bicupin, producing MDTRSNNQAANANIPQPIRSDGAGATDLGPRDIMRDIENPNMLVPPITDAGLIPNLKFSFSDTHMQLNQGGWSREVTVRELPIATTLAGVNMRLTPGGVRELHWHQQAEWAYMLLGRARITSLDQDGRNSIADVGPGDLWYFPAGLPHSIQGLEEGCEFLLVFDDGKFSDLNTLSISDWFAHTPKDVLAANFGVPQSAFNNIPKEQVYIFQDKIPGSLESQRVQSPYGTIPQSFKHQLLAQTPIKTPGGSVRIVDSSNFPISKTIAAALVEIEPGAMRELHWHPNNDEWQYYLTGQGRMTVFAGNNTARTFDYRAGDVGYVPFAYGHYIQNTGNETLWFLEMFKSDRFADVSLNQWMALTPRDLIRDNLHVGPELLDALRKEKWPVVKYPSP
- a CDS encoding DUF7002 family protein, whose translation is MKEAIIALITKANSRKLLYHFTRVRNLPAIAHFNALMSSYSLNPYFAGERRVEARKVKLHDYSITLNAHLKIVDSMIDASSTQEQFRAYLDRHVFLWPTLKYCQKMWATYMRREPDERFAILVFDAFSLLSENYSAVKLSKYDSGSNPRFPAHCTYKKGPNMFLPLHSFQIITNHTVPVKASEIKEILIEDQVSNLSKHLRSIYVDHIEDIPECWRNLAKPFIDRAPQGTYSQRNNCFDY
- a CDS encoding AraC family transcriptional regulator, with the protein product MQLNEQIVLWNQASIKLMDIRFITMKLHEELRSYRLPANGFLFAMHGHAQIKLDGITHEANRFHILHASKGCCLDICPIEDEFGYYIIYYKAMILLPVRQEILSMMERSSPFQIQYGFAPNNPAAILQKVQLMHKKWEEQGVLERFHVKALFYQFVHELMLQIQSLGIPTLKADLAAQAKNYLHEHYAEPITLDILAERLDSSPRHLSRLFKRETGSSPIDYMIQIRMDKAKELLLTTEATLQEIAVGIGYPDSYYFAKMFKRYVGSAPIRYRMENKKQRTGPNLPSASARYGIVQDSSRLYIDYDNHYQYKGEKKLAMYQSNKTPLAVTLLLCLTLLLSACSTGATNSNSTNGGTQSPSNQASATASNESSINQTAEAEPQKRTVSTVKGDIEVPANPKRVVVLYLLGDVLALGVKPVGVSAVEDEAAFKNELTEAQNLGTWFEPSREAVLALDPDVIIVPSEETYQMLHQIAPTVYIPYEKLSIEERLKKIGEVLGKEGESQTLLDNFNAKVEINKKKLQEAGILDKTVSIMEGGDKDMTVVTTKRYGRGSQVIYEYLGMKGPKTIEQEIENSKDEATGKSVSFEVLADYSGDYIFRSAYEGMTDLSDNVIWNKIPAVKEGRLIEISFGLSYYNDIYSLDKQLDFITDSLLATVK
- a CDS encoding NAD(P)-dependent oxidoreductase; its protein translation is MNILVLGATGRVGSQIVELALQAKHHVTVLVRSTEKIQHSGANLTIVQGNVLNKADIEDVMVGKDAVISALNSDGAATISESMQLIVEAMNNEGLKRIITVGTAGILQSKVNPDILRYQSSESKRKSTLAAEDHHKAYDILNKSELAWTIICPTYLPDGPRLGKYRVERHFLPDNGSVISVSDTAEFAFNQITSSEYIKSRVGIAY